The following proteins are encoded in a genomic region of Reichenbachiella sp.:
- a CDS encoding TonB-dependent receptor has product MKNFLGLIVGLVVSTSAWSQVQLSGIIYDAENREPLPGAIVSIHELDVTKVTDIDGKFLFESIRPATYHLHISYMGYKARTMVKSVRQAENLSIYLEPTTLELSEIVVESNHYKTGPKEQTLPMEILDAEFLAKNRKGTFVNSLEDIPGISAINTGVGISKPVIRGMSFNRVIVNDKGVKQEGQQWGTDHGLEIDMFEPGRVEVIKGPGSLMYGSDGLGGVINIFPPAIPQNKEIEGSVQGIYKSNNHLIGTSTVVQGKKDDWVYRGRFSTQDFGDYRVPADQFTYNGYNLPIYNERLKNTAGRERNFTLMTGIKKNWGYSTLTVSNFHQKAGLFVGAVGIPRSYQLEHDGSYRNIDIPNQETRHFKIASNSNVLIRGKWLEMDWGYQRNRREEHSDPTAHGQEEGPDGTLEHGLDLQTISVNSRYFWQATESHTRIIGLQGQYQWHDWDGYAFLLPEFRSSNIGVFVYEEYSWANRFTATGGLRVDYAIRDITGYSESDGTIFFQYNEDIYREYFNLSGALGLSYYPSELLNIKFNLGTSYRVPTPNELSINGLHHGTFRYELGEPSLTSERGVQMDLSMSYQKKDFSLVVTPFMSYFDGFIYLAATTQFSSDFNPFLPAESGQIYQYRQNDAVFAGTEVAIEYHPLEALHWRAGYEYVYNYNLDSKLPLPFTPPGSLYSELEYGFDVKGALLEDIHVGANTKWVFDQERVDRNENTTPGYWLLGINAGMGIRMGKAAIGQITFSAQNLFDKKYFNHLSRYRLLNLPEQGRNFVISFKIPFAIK; this is encoded by the coding sequence ATGAAGAATTTTTTGGGATTGATAGTGGGGCTGGTAGTCAGTACATCTGCCTGGTCTCAGGTGCAGTTGTCAGGTATAATCTATGATGCGGAAAACAGAGAACCATTACCTGGAGCGATAGTGAGTATTCACGAGCTGGACGTTACAAAGGTCACTGATATTGATGGTAAGTTTTTGTTTGAGAGCATAAGACCTGCGACTTATCATTTGCATATCAGCTATATGGGATACAAGGCCAGAACTATGGTGAAAAGTGTAAGGCAAGCCGAAAATTTAAGCATCTATCTTGAGCCAACTACCTTAGAGTTGAGTGAGATTGTTGTGGAATCCAATCATTACAAAACCGGTCCGAAGGAACAGACTTTGCCGATGGAAATTCTGGATGCCGAATTTTTGGCCAAAAACAGAAAAGGTACTTTTGTGAACTCGTTGGAAGACATTCCGGGTATCAGCGCGATTAATACGGGCGTAGGCATTTCCAAACCGGTCATTCGCGGCATGAGTTTCAATCGAGTGATTGTAAATGACAAAGGAGTGAAGCAGGAAGGTCAGCAATGGGGGACTGACCATGGGTTGGAAATTGACATGTTCGAACCAGGTCGAGTGGAAGTTATAAAGGGTCCAGGCTCGTTAATGTATGGTTCTGATGGTTTGGGAGGTGTGATTAATATATTTCCTCCGGCTATTCCTCAGAACAAGGAGATTGAGGGTTCGGTGCAAGGGATCTATAAATCCAATAACCATTTAATAGGTACTTCGACAGTAGTGCAGGGTAAAAAAGATGACTGGGTATATCGGGGAAGATTCAGTACGCAGGATTTTGGAGACTACCGCGTGCCAGCAGATCAATTTACATACAATGGCTACAATCTCCCCATATACAACGAACGTCTAAAAAATACAGCTGGAAGAGAACGGAACTTCACATTGATGACGGGTATCAAGAAGAACTGGGGCTATTCCACACTTACGGTGAGCAACTTTCATCAAAAGGCAGGGTTGTTTGTAGGCGCAGTGGGAATCCCTAGGTCTTATCAGCTCGAGCACGACGGATCTTACCGAAATATTGATATCCCTAATCAGGAAACGAGGCACTTTAAGATTGCTAGTAATTCGAATGTTTTAATTAGAGGCAAATGGCTGGAAATGGACTGGGGCTACCAGCGTAATCGTCGAGAAGAGCACTCAGACCCTACGGCTCATGGTCAAGAAGAAGGACCTGATGGTACCCTGGAACATGGATTGGATTTGCAGACTATAAGTGTGAACTCAAGATACTTCTGGCAGGCCACAGAATCCCATACACGTATTATCGGCTTGCAAGGACAATATCAGTGGCACGATTGGGACGGATATGCTTTTTTATTACCAGAATTTAGAAGTAGCAATATTGGAGTGTTTGTCTATGAGGAATACAGCTGGGCCAATCGATTTACTGCAACCGGTGGTTTGCGTGTTGATTATGCCATTCGTGATATTACTGGCTACAGTGAGTCAGATGGAACGATTTTTTTTCAATACAATGAAGATATTTATAGAGAGTATTTCAACCTATCAGGAGCGCTTGGTCTTTCATATTATCCAAGCGAACTGCTAAACATTAAATTCAATCTGGGTACCAGTTACCGTGTGCCTACACCGAATGAACTATCTATCAATGGACTGCATCACGGTACATTCAGATATGAACTGGGCGAACCAAGCCTGACCTCTGAGCGTGGAGTGCAAATGGACTTAAGTATGAGCTACCAGAAGAAAGATTTCAGTTTAGTAGTCACTCCTTTTATGTCATATTTTGATGGGTTCATTTATTTGGCAGCCACCACACAATTTTCCTCAGATTTCAATCCCTTTTTGCCAGCAGAAAGCGGTCAAATTTATCAGTATCGGCAAAACGATGCAGTATTTGCCGGAACCGAGGTCGCTATTGAGTACCATCCTTTGGAAGCATTGCATTGGCGTGCGGGATATGAATATGTGTACAATTACAACCTGGACTCCAAGTTGCCGCTTCCTTTTACTCCGCCAGGATCACTGTATTCTGAACTGGAGTATGGATTTGACGTGAAAGGGGCTCTATTGGAAGATATTCATGTAGGTGCTAACACCAAATGGGTATTCGATCAAGAGCGTGTAGACAGAAATGAGAACACGACACCTGGCTATTGGTTATTAGGTATTAATGCTGGAATGGGCATTCGAATGGGAAAAGCTGCCATTGGTCAGATTACTTTTTCCGCTCAAAACCTTTTCGATAAAAAATACTTCAATCACCTGAGTAGATACAGGCTGCTAAACCTACCCGAGCAGGGAAGAAATTTCGTCATATCTTTCAAAATTCCTTTTGCAATTAAGTAA
- a CDS encoding DKNYY domain-containing protein, producing MSTFSIVVIVTVVLAGFLLFTACRPFSGPVDEALSDNYYYNRDKSDIQYSRMGNWFELGNTKMNADVASFEVLGLEYAKDKDRVYYKAEDITAEVDHATFRVVDYIGYDKSHVYVAQEFAHGRMSEKPMPKETMLKIEGANPDTFEFMDYDWSKDDKLYFYNYKAVDVDYATFEILNDVSSKDKNTVYLHRQDEIIPSSIDVASIQVIDNHYIADKDYLYSYSNWLEDMEEALLKIPVKNLESISVMEHDYLLVDDKVYHNNQLMPMADRSSFKFWKDTYYGADKNHIYYLGKPMEGVDMETFHVYEYQAYTKDKNNAYFDGQVLEGVDLATFGPKDADGLLFKDKNHVYRGNEIVTE from the coding sequence ATGTCAACATTTAGTATCGTCGTAATTGTCACCGTAGTATTGGCGGGATTTCTCTTATTTACAGCTTGCAGACCCTTCTCCGGACCGGTCGACGAAGCCCTTTCGGATAACTATTATTACAACCGCGACAAAAGCGATATCCAATACAGTCGGATGGGCAATTGGTTCGAACTGGGCAATACTAAGATGAATGCAGATGTAGCCTCTTTTGAAGTGCTTGGCTTAGAATATGCCAAAGACAAAGACAGAGTGTATTACAAAGCCGAAGACATTACGGCTGAGGTCGATCATGCTACATTTCGTGTCGTCGACTACATAGGCTATGACAAATCACATGTCTATGTAGCACAAGAATTTGCTCACGGAAGGATGTCCGAAAAACCTATGCCTAAAGAAACCATGCTAAAGATTGAAGGCGCTAATCCTGACACCTTCGAATTCATGGATTATGACTGGAGCAAGGATGACAAACTGTACTTTTATAATTACAAAGCTGTAGATGTAGACTACGCAACCTTTGAAATACTCAATGATGTAAGCAGCAAAGACAAAAACACCGTCTACCTTCACAGGCAAGATGAAATCATCCCCTCTTCTATTGATGTTGCTAGTATTCAGGTCATAGACAACCACTATATCGCGGACAAGGACTACCTCTACTCGTATAGCAACTGGCTCGAGGATATGGAAGAAGCTCTCTTAAAAATACCTGTGAAGAATCTTGAATCTATTTCAGTCATGGAGCATGATTACTTGCTAGTGGATGATAAAGTATATCATAATAACCAGCTGATGCCTATGGCAGACAGAAGCAGTTTCAAATTTTGGAAGGACACCTACTATGGAGCTGACAAAAACCACATCTATTATTTAGGGAAACCCATGGAAGGCGTCGATATGGAGACTTTCCATGTGTACGAATACCAAGCATACACCAAAGACAAAAACAATGCATACTTCGATGGCCAAGTATTGGAAGGTGTTGATTTGGCGACTTTCGGTCCCAAGGATGCCGATGGCCTTTTATTCAAAGACAAAAATCATGTCTATAGAGGGAATGAGATTGTGACGGAGTAA
- a CDS encoding GNAT family N-acetyltransferase: protein MKDKSKIPSFETERLILRAVELSDADAYKKHFVDYEVIRYLSSLVPWPYPEHGVHDFIKNVIIPNQGQGRWVWGIFLKDEPQELIGCIDLWKEGKPEHRGFWLAKKHWSKGIMTEAMPPILSYAFDSLGFEELIFANAVGNVASRRIKEKTGCEFIKITKAKYVDPKFTEQELWKLTREQWAKNYNTPTDDYKSIL from the coding sequence ATGAAGGATAAAAGTAAGATACCGTCATTTGAAACTGAACGACTGATATTAAGAGCGGTTGAATTATCCGACGCCGATGCGTATAAAAAACACTTCGTGGACTATGAGGTAATCAGGTATTTGTCAAGCCTTGTTCCCTGGCCTTATCCGGAGCATGGTGTGCATGATTTTATCAAAAATGTAATCATTCCAAATCAAGGTCAAGGCAGATGGGTGTGGGGTATTTTCCTTAAAGATGAACCTCAAGAACTTATTGGATGTATTGATCTGTGGAAAGAAGGTAAGCCAGAGCACAGAGGATTTTGGTTGGCCAAAAAACATTGGAGCAAAGGTATCATGACAGAAGCCATGCCTCCCATATTGAGTTATGCCTTCGATTCCCTTGGCTTTGAAGAATTGATATTTGCTAATGCCGTGGGTAATGTGGCATCCAGAAGAATCAAAGAAAAAACAGGTTGCGAATTCATCAAAATCACCAAGGCAAAATACGTGGATCCAAAATTCACTGAGCAAGAGCTTTGGAAACTCACTCGAGAGCAATGGGCGAAAAATTACAACACCCCCACTGACGACTATAAATCAATTCTTTAG
- a CDS encoding metal-dependent hydrolase, with product MDSVTQIVLGAAVGEAVLGKKVGNKAMLYGAIAGTIPDLDVMASHVTDTVTALAVHRGFTHSIVFSVLFAPVFGWLVSRYESLRNFKSWSWLFFWAFITHPILDAHTTWGTQLFWPFDLRLAFKTIFVIDPLYTLPFLVFLILTMLQKRSAIKRQFYNRLGLYVSTGYLLLTFLLKWMAYAQFESALKAQDISYSQLDTRPSPLNTILWSANVETEVAYLLGNYSLFDSQPITFESYPKNHQLLGALIDQEPVQRMIAISEGWYTISQKEGKLYFNDLRFGLLSLEPKAQDFVFSYQIETNSSGQVTFTEVPKTKRDGKKLLADLWQRVKGN from the coding sequence ATGGATTCAGTAACACAAATAGTATTGGGTGCCGCGGTAGGTGAAGCCGTATTAGGAAAGAAGGTAGGCAATAAAGCGATGCTTTATGGCGCCATTGCCGGAACCATTCCAGACTTAGATGTGATGGCTTCACATGTCACAGATACAGTGACAGCTTTAGCTGTACATCGCGGGTTTACGCATTCCATTGTTTTTTCTGTGCTATTTGCTCCTGTTTTTGGGTGGCTAGTTTCTCGATACGAAAGTCTGAGGAATTTCAAAAGTTGGTCCTGGTTGTTCTTCTGGGCATTCATTACACATCCCATATTAGATGCGCATACTACATGGGGTACGCAGTTGTTTTGGCCCTTTGATTTGCGACTGGCTTTCAAGACCATCTTTGTGATCGATCCATTATACACATTGCCCTTCTTGGTGTTTTTGATTTTGACGATGCTGCAAAAACGATCGGCCATCAAACGTCAGTTTTACAATCGTCTGGGTTTGTATGTGAGCACGGGCTATTTGCTACTCACCTTTTTACTGAAGTGGATGGCTTACGCGCAATTTGAATCCGCCTTAAAAGCACAAGACATAAGCTATTCACAACTAGATACTCGTCCTTCACCTTTGAACACCATCCTTTGGAGCGCCAATGTGGAAACTGAAGTCGCTTATCTGTTAGGAAACTATTCATTGTTTGATTCTCAACCGATCACCTTTGAATCTTATCCAAAGAATCATCAGCTCTTGGGAGCATTAATTGATCAGGAACCGGTACAGCGAATGATCGCTATTTCAGAAGGGTGGTACACCATCAGCCAAAAGGAGGGAAAGTTGTACTTCAACGATCTGCGATTTGGCCTTTTGAGCCTAGAACCTAAGGCACAGGATTTTGTGTTTAGTTACCAGATCGAAACAAATTCATCCGGTCAAGTCACATTTACAGAAGTACCTAAAACCAAAAGGGATGGCAAGAAGCTACTGGCAGATTTATGGCAGCGGGTGAAGGGAAATTAA
- a CDS encoding SemiSWEET family transporter produces the protein MNSYAPLFGYLAVALTISSFVPQVWQSLKTRSVEDLSLWTLIIFVCSSSTWLTYGILIFDLPIIITNTIVFTLQMALLVLKLKHNGPRQPKIKIEHAAIWVNDLEGMSAFYSKYFQAEKGNRYENPAKNFSSYFLRFDHRKTRIELMHNPDYLPQQESDKKHNGLAHLAFSVGTKQRVDELTNQFRADGFSILGEPRTTGDGYYESVIADPEGNPIEITE, from the coding sequence ATGAATTCATACGCACCTCTATTTGGCTACTTGGCCGTGGCACTGACGATCTCCAGTTTTGTTCCGCAGGTTTGGCAATCACTCAAGACTCGATCGGTCGAAGATTTGTCCTTGTGGACATTGATCATTTTTGTTTGTTCGTCTAGTACCTGGCTCACCTATGGTATCCTAATTTTTGATTTGCCCATCATCATTACCAATACTATCGTTTTTACTCTTCAGATGGCATTGCTGGTTCTAAAATTGAAACACAATGGTCCACGGCAACCAAAAATTAAAATAGAGCATGCCGCCATTTGGGTGAATGATCTCGAAGGTATGAGTGCGTTTTACTCCAAGTACTTTCAGGCTGAAAAAGGAAATCGATATGAGAATCCAGCGAAAAATTTCAGTTCATATTTTCTTCGATTTGATCATAGAAAAACTCGAATCGAATTGATGCACAACCCCGATTACCTGCCACAACAAGAAAGTGACAAAAAGCACAATGGCTTGGCACACCTGGCCTTTTCAGTGGGTACTAAACAACGGGTAGACGAACTCACCAATCAATTTAGAGCGGATGGCTTCTCTATTTTAGGCGAGCCCAGAACCACAGGTGACGGCTATTATGAAAGTGTAATAGCCGACCCTGAGGGGAATCCCATCGAGATTACGGAATAA
- a CDS encoding BlaI/MecI/CopY family transcriptional regulator, which translates to MKELTKAEEQVMKALWQIERGVVHDIIAKLPEPKPAYNTVSTIVRILETKEFVSHKAYGKTYEYFPIVAKKDYSKFYLSNFMDGYFGGSFKNLVSFFAEENNLSVNELNELVELAKKEHKSTDHE; encoded by the coding sequence ATGAAAGAACTAACAAAAGCGGAAGAACAGGTCATGAAGGCACTGTGGCAAATCGAAAGAGGCGTGGTGCATGACATCATTGCCAAACTACCGGAGCCTAAGCCGGCTTATAATACAGTCTCTACAATTGTGAGAATATTGGAAACAAAAGAGTTTGTCTCGCACAAAGCCTACGGCAAAACTTATGAATACTTTCCAATCGTGGCAAAGAAGGACTACTCCAAATTCTATTTATCCAACTTCATGGATGGCTATTTTGGTGGGTCATTCAAAAATTTGGTTTCCTTCTTCGCAGAAGAGAATAATCTGAGTGTAAATGAGCTCAATGAACTAGTCGAACTTGCCAAAAAAGAACATAAATCCACTGATCATGAATAA
- a CDS encoding DUF4625 domain-containing protein: MKKMNVWLLAILVAPVWFSCDDDDAVDTTAPTITLEDPVNGEAIAAGTTMEVHGDLEDDVDLATYSITIHDNFDGHAHGRMQSKFSFSESYETEGTNVHMHQEIEIPATVTAGPYHFIVQAIDAAGNSTSFQDDSNVEVEIWITNEEMGHITFTDANDVEIEELEGVVGQALEVDGYVLDESGTLAHIDISVGHLDEEEGDHDGHNHGRVLEDAIYDKEFDVEGEGMVQFRNLLANESIVVSQSDLDELEEGEHLHLIVRVEDADGNISRGTIEIHFD, from the coding sequence ATGAAAAAGATGAATGTATGGCTTTTAGCCATTTTAGTAGCACCGGTTTGGTTTTCTTGTGATGACGATGATGCTGTAGATACAACGGCGCCAACGATTACCTTAGAGGATCCTGTAAATGGAGAAGCTATTGCTGCCGGAACAACCATGGAGGTACATGGTGATTTGGAAGATGATGTGGATTTGGCTACCTATAGCATTACTATTCATGATAATTTCGATGGCCATGCGCACGGAAGAATGCAAAGTAAATTTAGTTTCAGTGAAAGCTATGAGACGGAAGGTACGAATGTTCATATGCATCAGGAAATTGAAATTCCGGCAACAGTAACCGCCGGCCCGTACCACTTTATTGTTCAAGCTATTGATGCAGCAGGCAACTCAACATCTTTTCAGGATGATTCTAATGTAGAAGTAGAAATCTGGATTACCAACGAGGAAATGGGACATATCACATTTACTGATGCCAATGACGTTGAAATCGAAGAGCTGGAAGGTGTAGTAGGACAGGCGCTTGAGGTTGACGGGTATGTACTCGACGAAAGTGGCACTTTGGCACATATTGATATTAGCGTAGGTCATCTGGACGAGGAAGAAGGAGATCATGACGGACACAATCACGGACGTGTACTTGAAGACGCCATCTATGACAAGGAGTTTGATGTTGAAGGTGAAGGTATGGTGCAATTTCGGAATCTACTAGCCAACGAGTCTATCGTGGTAAGTCAATCTGATCTGGATGAATTAGAAGAAGGAGAGCATCTTCATTTAATTGTAAGAGTTGAAGATGCTGATGGCAATATTAGTCGCGGTACTATTGAAATACATTTTGATTGA
- a CDS encoding Fur family transcriptional regulator → METKGRKEILKRHGMRVTDCRLDVLDLFINRKQALSQKDLEENLTAYDRVTLYRTLHSFIDSGVLHKIPNDNGIASYGVCFDTCSPESHQHDHVHFKCTACGQLECIEEHIHLPAISLPRDYKMGAVDIIVNGVCGTCTAG, encoded by the coding sequence ATGGAAACTAAGGGACGAAAAGAGATACTCAAACGACATGGCATGAGAGTTACAGATTGCCGATTAGATGTTTTGGATTTATTCATCAATAGAAAACAAGCGCTCTCTCAAAAAGATTTAGAAGAGAACCTCACTGCTTATGACCGAGTGACACTATACCGTACATTACACAGTTTTATTGATAGTGGTGTACTTCACAAAATCCCAAATGACAATGGTATAGCTTCCTATGGTGTATGTTTTGATACTTGTAGTCCTGAATCTCATCAGCACGATCATGTGCATTTCAAATGCACGGCTTGCGGGCAATTAGAATGTATAGAGGAACACATTCACTTGCCAGCCATTAGTCTTCCTCGAGATTATAAAATGGGCGCCGTAGACATTATAGTAAATGGCGTTTGTGGAACTTGTACCGCGGGATAA
- a CDS encoding LD-carboxypeptidase → MDRRSFVKKSAVASAATMLTLNAAHAKAVENQSLIKPKALKKGDTIGLITPASAVTRQAFEKAVENLKAMGFVVKYTDNMSVRKGFLAGTDQQRLDDLHQMFSDPNIDGIVCARGGYGSGRLLPKINYDLIKANPKVLVGYSDITALLYGIHQKTGLVCFHGPVGASEYSEFTDKAFEQVLMKGKAPKFERPKEWEENEDPAFQSLPIVEGTAEGGLVGGNLSLMCSIMGTPYDIDFKGKIVFIEEIGESPYRVDRMLTQLLNSGKLSEAKGVAMGVFRGCETKPDDPDFALSTSLENVLKDRFGHINIPVLYGLPIGHIDDNATLPFGVQAELDVENGSLKLLEKGVE, encoded by the coding sequence ATGGATCGAAGAAGTTTTGTAAAGAAATCGGCTGTGGCCTCTGCGGCCACTATGCTTACCCTCAATGCCGCCCATGCAAAGGCAGTTGAAAATCAATCGCTGATCAAACCCAAAGCACTAAAAAAAGGAGATACGATTGGATTGATCACTCCAGCCAGCGCAGTGACCAGACAGGCTTTCGAAAAGGCTGTGGAGAACTTGAAAGCCATGGGGTTTGTGGTGAAATACACGGACAATATGAGCGTGCGCAAAGGCTTTTTAGCAGGCACTGACCAGCAGCGACTCGATGATCTACATCAAATGTTTTCTGACCCCAATATCGATGGGATCGTTTGTGCCAGGGGAGGTTATGGGTCAGGACGGCTGTTGCCAAAGATCAATTATGATCTGATCAAGGCCAACCCGAAAGTTTTGGTCGGGTACAGCGACATCACAGCGCTGCTTTATGGCATCCATCAGAAAACGGGTTTGGTTTGTTTTCATGGACCGGTAGGCGCTTCTGAGTATTCGGAGTTTACGGATAAGGCCTTCGAGCAAGTACTAATGAAAGGCAAAGCACCCAAATTCGAAAGACCGAAGGAGTGGGAAGAAAATGAAGATCCTGCATTCCAATCTTTGCCCATTGTAGAAGGTACGGCTGAAGGTGGATTGGTGGGCGGTAATCTCAGTTTGATGTGCTCAATCATGGGTACGCCTTATGATATTGATTTTAAAGGCAAGATCGTTTTCATCGAAGAAATAGGGGAGTCGCCTTATCGCGTAGACCGTATGCTGACGCAGTTGCTCAATTCAGGTAAACTCAGCGAAGCCAAGGGAGTTGCTATGGGTGTATTTAGAGGCTGCGAAACCAAACCCGATGATCCAGACTTTGCATTGTCGACCAGCTTGGAGAACGTCTTGAAAGATCGATTCGGCCATATAAATATTCCGGTACTTTATGGTCTACCCATAGGTCATATCGATGACAATGCCACCTTACCCTTTGGCGTGCAAGCCGAGCTGGATGTAGAGAATGGAAGTTTGAAGCTGTTGGAGAAAGGGGTGGAGTGA